A DNA window from Halorubrum sp. DM2 contains the following coding sequences:
- a CDS encoding DUF5813 family protein, with protein sequence MTETEDDGDADSADDLPDRLRRAFADHGSFEREGDAWVSSTTAFDGRVRAESAEEGRIRLSVTVRVPTLAAVTADEVADVVEDGWADTFERRVVDVGGVTRREREFDPVVETDGDEIAVTYALTDGNERRGVDDAGALIDFVEGTYVQGVIPGYEYTGPVSELLSAARRHGNDGAV encoded by the coding sequence ATGACCGAAACCGAGGACGACGGCGACGCCGACTCGGCCGACGACCTCCCCGACCGACTCCGCCGGGCGTTCGCGGACCACGGCTCCTTCGAGCGCGAGGGCGACGCGTGGGTCTCGTCGACGACCGCGTTCGACGGGCGCGTCCGCGCAGAATCGGCGGAGGAGGGACGGATCCGACTCTCCGTCACGGTCCGCGTCCCGACGCTCGCCGCCGTCACCGCCGACGAGGTCGCCGACGTGGTCGAGGACGGCTGGGCCGACACGTTCGAGCGCCGCGTCGTCGACGTCGGCGGCGTCACTCGCCGCGAGCGCGAGTTCGACCCCGTCGTCGAGACCGACGGCGACGAGATCGCGGTCACCTACGCGCTCACGGACGGCAACGAGCGGCGCGGCGTCGACGACGCGGGCGCGCTGATCGACTTCGTCGAGGGGACGTACGTCCAGGGCGTGATCCCCGGCTACGAGTACACGGGGCCGGTCTCGGAGTTGCTCTCGGCCGCGCGACGGCACGGGAACGACGGCGCGGTCTGA